The Alphaproteobacteria bacterium genome window below encodes:
- the petA gene encoding ubiquinol-cytochrome c reductase iron-sulfur subunit, whose product MADTKDSTPPSLAPRTTRREFIHLTAGAMSAVGIGAAAWPFINSMNPSADVMALSSIEIDISSIPKGQTHTVMWRGRPVFVRHRTEKEITEMRATALKTLPDPETDQQRAKDPNWLVVVGVCTHLGCIPTQRKAMQSSEDPDIGWICACHGSKYDYSGRIISGPAPKNLEVPVYEFTNPNTVLRIG is encoded by the coding sequence ATGGCAGATACAAAGGATTCAACACCACCCTCTCTTGCGCCCCGTACAACCCGCCGAGAGTTTATTCATTTAACCGCGGGCGCAATGAGTGCCGTAGGAATTGGGGCAGCTGCCTGGCCTTTCATTAACAGTATGAATCCTTCTGCGGATGTTATGGCTTTATCTTCCATCGAAATCGATATCTCATCTATTCCCAAAGGCCAAACTCATACGGTAATGTGGCGCGGACGACCTGTTTTTGTGCGCCATCGAACAGAAAAAGAAATTACGGAAATGCGAGCCACAGCACTCAAAACTTTGCCTGACCCTGAAACGGATCAACAACGGGCAAAAGATCCCAATTGGTTAGTCGTTGTCGGTGTTTGCACGCATTTAGGGTGTATTCCCACGCAACGTAAAGCTATGCAGTCCTCTGAAGATCCGGATATTGGATGGATTTGTGCCTGCCATGGATCGAAATATGATTATTCAGGTCGCATCATTAGCGGGCCGGCTCCTAAGAATTTGGAAGTCCCTGTTTATGAATTTACAAACCCTAACACGGTTCTTCGAATCGGATAG
- a CDS encoding cytochrome b → MSILKWIDRRLPFISLIKNELGDYPTPKNLSYMWNFGSLAGIILVIMIASGIFLAMHYIPHVDHAFDSVEHIMRDVNGGWLLRYIHMNGATMFFIVVYIHIFRGLYYGSFKAPRELLWILGVIILLLMMATAFMGYVLPWGQMSFWGATVITNMFSAFPFGDSIVHWLWGGFAVDNPTLNRFFALHYLLPFLIVGVSILHLVALHQFGSSNPLGIERKGPEDSIPFHPYYTIKDTFGLGIFLIIYCGFIFFAPNFFGEPDNYVPANPLVTPPHIVPEWYFLPFYAILRSIPNKLLGVLAMFGAVMTLFIVPWLDTHPVRSSRFRPYHRWLFWLFLFDCFVLGWVGANPPEGMFIIIGRLATFYYFAHFFLFLPVLSRLEPIMALPLSISRPVLGETPK, encoded by the coding sequence ATGAGCATTTTAAAATGGATTGATCGTCGACTGCCATTTATTAGCCTAATTAAGAATGAACTGGGGGATTATCCCACCCCTAAGAATCTTTCCTACATGTGGAATTTTGGTTCTTTGGCAGGGATTATCCTTGTTATTATGATTGCATCCGGTATTTTTCTCGCCATGCACTATATTCCCCATGTAGATCACGCCTTTGATAGTGTTGAACATATTATGCGGGATGTGAACGGAGGTTGGTTACTACGCTATATTCATATGAATGGGGCAACCATGTTCTTCATAGTGGTTTATATTCATATCTTCCGAGGCCTGTATTATGGTTCATTTAAGGCCCCTCGCGAGTTGTTATGGATATTGGGTGTCATTATTCTTCTCCTGATGATGGCAACCGCTTTTATGGGTTACGTCCTGCCTTGGGGACAGATGAGCTTTTGGGGCGCAACTGTTATCACAAATATGTTTTCTGCTTTTCCCTTTGGGGACAGTATTGTTCACTGGCTATGGGGCGGTTTTGCCGTTGATAATCCGACCCTGAATCGATTTTTTGCCCTCCACTATCTCTTACCTTTTCTCATTGTCGGGGTCAGCATTCTTCATCTTGTGGCGTTACATCAATTTGGTTCAAGTAACCCATTAGGAATTGAGCGCAAAGGTCCGGAGGATAGTATTCCTTTTCATCCCTATTACACCATCAAAGATACATTTGGTTTGGGGATTTTCTTAATCATTTACTGTGGCTTTATCTTCTTTGCCCCTAATTTTTTTGGCGAACCGGACAACTATGTTCCCGCAAATCCTCTCGTCACCCCCCCTCACATTGTGCCCGAGTGGTACTTCTTGCCGTTCTATGCCATTTTACGATCTATTCCCAATAAACTTCTGGGTGTGCTCGCCATGTTTGGGGCCGTCATGACCTTGTTTATTGTTCCTTGGTTAGACACGCATCCGGTGCGTAGTTCTCGCTTTCGTCCTTATCATCGATGGTTATTTTGGTTATTTCTATTTGATTGTTTTGTCTTGGGTTGGGTAGGAGCGAATCCCCCAGAGGGTATGTTTATTATTATTGGTCGATTAGCCACTTTTTACTATTTTGCCCACTTCTTTCTTTTCTTACCCGTATTGAGTCGATTGGAACCCATTATGGCTCTGCCTTTAAGCATTAGCAGGCCTGTCCTTGGGGAGACACCAAAATGA
- a CDS encoding cytochrome c1, with amino-acid sequence MRLALVKLTTAFFITSGSICAEGDTLPIPKQSWSFEGPTGTFKRDALQRGYQAYKEVCSACHGLNRISYEKLMGIGLSKNAVKALALEHDHPDLTDDGEPTQRKGIISDKIHSPYANDKAARASNNGALPPDLSLITKARTGGPNYLYALLTGFCEAPKDTAITQGMHYNPYFSGRQISMAPPLFEGQIKYADGTKATTDQMAKDVVTFLSWAAEPEMEQRKQMGFKVLFYLLILTTVLYLSKRKIWKSVK; translated from the coding sequence ATGAGACTCGCTCTGGTCAAATTAACGACAGCCTTCTTCATCACAAGTGGGTCTATTTGTGCTGAAGGAGATACGCTACCTATTCCCAAACAATCTTGGTCCTTTGAGGGTCCCACGGGGACTTTTAAACGAGATGCTTTGCAACGAGGATATCAAGCTTATAAGGAAGTCTGTTCCGCATGTCATGGTTTAAATCGAATTTCTTATGAAAAATTGATGGGCATTGGTCTTTCTAAAAACGCTGTCAAAGCACTTGCCCTGGAACATGATCACCCGGATCTTACAGACGATGGGGAACCTACCCAACGTAAAGGGATCATTTCAGACAAAATTCATTCTCCTTATGCCAATGATAAAGCCGCTCGAGCCTCAAACAACGGCGCTTTGCCGCCTGATCTTTCGCTCATTACAAAAGCACGCACAGGGGGACCAAACTATCTTTATGCGCTCCTCACGGGATTTTGCGAAGCCCCCAAGGATACGGCGATTACCCAAGGGATGCATTACAATCCTTATTTCTCAGGCCGACAAATTTCTATGGCACCTCCTTTATTTGAGGGACAAATCAAATATGCTGACGGTACGAAAGCTACGACAGATCAAATGGCGAAAGACGTTGTGACTTTTTTATCTTGGGCCGCAGAACCGGAAATGGAGCAGCGCAAGCAAATGGGGTTCAAAGTTTTGTTTTATCTTTTAATCCTCACGACTGTTCTTTATCTCTCCAAACGAAAAATTTGGAAAAGCGTGAAGTAA
- a CDS encoding HigA family addiction module antidote protein gives MTNLDLITPGTILWEEFMVPLEISQNQMARDLDITVGRINDIIHGKRSITADTALRFSKYFGTSAEFWLNLQDDFDLRKIRRTVWPTIEPRIRAYSPQSLKKRGQRGLKWPAARSNNSGGIAAAKSSKATLPHALKKSAVKPRKPSR, from the coding sequence ATGACAAATCTTGATCTTATAACACCAGGAACCATTCTTTGGGAAGAATTTATGGTTCCCTTAGAAATTTCTCAAAACCAAATGGCAAGAGATCTTGATATTACTGTTGGACGAATTAACGATATCATTCATGGAAAGCGCTCTATAACTGCTGACACGGCTCTTCGTTTCAGTAAGTATTTTGGGACTTCTGCTGAATTTTGGCTTAATCTTCAAGACGATTTTGATTTGCGGAAAATTAGACGAACTGTCTGGCCAACAATTGAACCCCGAATACGCGCGTACTCACCCCAAAGCCTTAAAAAAAGGGGACAAAGAGGGTTAAAGTGGCCTGCTGCCAGATCAAACAACAGTGGTGGTATTGCAGCTGCTAAATCTTCAAAAGCAACTTTACCACACGCACTAAAGAAATCTGCTGTAAAACCGAGAAAGCCCAGTCGGTAA
- a CDS encoding class I SAM-dependent methyltransferase, which translates to MGTGDGRFILDQARQFPHKFCIGIDASPEAMRESSQKTIAKPERGGVANALFVWANANSLPLELSGMASEITINYPWGSLLQALVAPEVNILKNIARLAKPGASLQILINLSVFDNSEYCQKLGLPEFSLERAKSVIPWDYREARIDIKSIRILDQASPNRTTWGQKLTKGSGSRKTLAIEAIIR; encoded by the coding sequence ATGGGTACGGGTGACGGTCGATTCATTCTAGACCAAGCTCGTCAATTTCCCCACAAATTCTGTATCGGTATTGACGCAAGCCCTGAAGCTATGCGTGAATCTTCCCAAAAAACAATTGCAAAACCTGAACGAGGTGGTGTTGCTAACGCCCTATTCGTTTGGGCAAACGCCAACTCCTTACCGCTTGAATTGAGCGGAATGGCTTCAGAAATAACCATTAACTATCCTTGGGGATCGCTCCTTCAAGCCTTGGTGGCGCCGGAGGTTAATATCTTAAAAAATATAGCTCGTTTAGCGAAGCCAGGAGCGTCATTGCAAATTTTGATTAACCTCTCTGTTTTTGACAATTCAGAATATTGTCAAAAGCTTGGGTTGCCTGAATTCAGTTTGGAACGCGCAAAAAGTGTTATCCCTTGGGACTACCGTGAGGCAAGAATTGATATTAAGTCTATCAGAATTTTGGATCAAGCTTCCCCAAATCGAACCACTTGGGGACAAAAATTGACGAAAGGTTCAGGCTCACGAAAGACCCTAGCCATCGAAGCCATTATTCGATAA